A stretch of the Marivirga tractuosa DSM 4126 genome encodes the following:
- a CDS encoding coiled-coil domain-containing protein, producing the protein MSEESKNSNLSELESEKKNSNRNIIIISFIVIIVAVVGIKFYLDSEKENEQLQQNLEQTYSELDSISSQLDLKIAEIESLGGDITELQLIRKNLESEKEELKKSNNWAANQIQQYKDKVSGYEELLVLQDEKIKKLEEINKELLSENTDLKTEKNVLNDSISKLRNNRQELESKVEIASRLKAENIKIIAVNSRGRERDDKEYKPRHIEKLKIQFNLAENSVAQPEGKDIILRVINPIGNALFDVATGSGSFMIDGKEMFYTAKQEILFDNTQQELSFIYDRGEEYEEGVYQLELYADDYLIGKEKFEVK; encoded by the coding sequence ATCAAAAAATTCGAATTTAAGTGAATTAGAAAGCGAGAAGAAGAATTCAAATAGGAATATCATCATCATCTCTTTCATAGTGATAATTGTGGCCGTTGTTGGCATTAAGTTTTATTTAGATTCTGAGAAAGAAAATGAGCAATTGCAACAAAACTTGGAGCAGACCTATAGCGAATTAGATAGTATTAGTAGTCAGTTAGATTTGAAAATAGCAGAAATTGAGTCATTGGGTGGAGATATTACCGAACTTCAGCTTATAAGGAAAAATTTAGAATCGGAAAAAGAAGAATTAAAGAAGTCTAATAATTGGGCAGCAAACCAAATTCAGCAATATAAAGATAAAGTGAGTGGATATGAAGAATTACTTGTTCTTCAAGATGAGAAAATAAAGAAATTAGAAGAAATAAATAAAGAGCTTTTATCTGAAAATACTGATCTAAAAACAGAGAAAAATGTTTTAAATGATAGTATTTCTAAGCTAAGGAATAACCGACAAGAGTTAGAAAGCAAAGTAGAAATAGCTTCAAGGCTGAAAGCTGAAAATATTAAAATTATCGCAGTTAATTCAAGAGGGCGTGAAAGGGACGATAAAGAATATAAACCGCGCCATATTGAAAAACTAAAAATTCAATTCAATTTAGCTGAAAATAGTGTTGCCCAACCAGAAGGAAAAGACATTATTTTAAGGGTAATCAATCCAATAGGCAATGCATTATTTGATGTAGCAACAGGATCAGGCTCATTTATGATCGATGGAAAAGAAATGTTCTATACTGCTAAGCAAGAAATACTCTTCGATAATACGCAACAAGAACTTTCCTTCATTTACGATAGAGGCGAAGAATATGAAGAAGGTGTTTATCAACTAGAGCTTTATGCAGATGATTATTTGATAGGTAAAGAAAAATTTGAAGTTAAATAG
- a CDS encoding acyloxyacyl hydrolase: MSLRSIAYAFFCIILFPLTVFSQQQNFLVTEVMSGSIVPNYMNGPNFGPRVGMAITYYKQSTEDNTTNQFYNYPLLGIQAGFHRLGNPFVYGNEINLMPVLGLKMKRGMFQWGIGTSYFTKTHRQNERNQSIGSHFNWAFQWMYYRTFSFNDTKDIRLGFGYHHSSNGHTQLPNYGLNSAVVSLAVTPKTSSHRYSNSKQKLPKSRKLFLLARSGIGFHELGSSTSPVGGQKKSVFSNSVGVGLTFRDHFRWYAGFGTRHYQHYADSIANSPELRELDVHPNNHFFMMGIEYLVYHVGISIEGGINISKPFYYHFAKDYETTESLKYTLKKIFPSRMGLKLYLINTAKKPKHNVYISAHINANFGQADFSEASLGYVFNF; encoded by the coding sequence ATGAGTTTGAGAAGCATAGCCTATGCATTTTTCTGCATAATTTTATTCCCACTAACCGTATTTTCACAGCAGCAAAATTTCTTAGTTACAGAAGTGATGTCTGGTTCTATTGTTCCAAATTACATGAATGGGCCAAATTTTGGTCCAAGAGTGGGGATGGCTATTACCTATTACAAGCAATCAACAGAAGACAATACAACCAATCAATTCTATAATTACCCTCTTTTAGGTATTCAAGCTGGTTTTCACAGATTAGGCAATCCGTTTGTTTATGGAAATGAAATAAACCTTATGCCAGTTTTAGGTTTAAAAATGAAAAGAGGAATGTTTCAGTGGGGAATTGGCACCTCCTATTTTACTAAAACACATAGGCAAAATGAGCGCAACCAATCGATTGGAAGTCATTTTAATTGGGCATTTCAATGGATGTATTACCGGACTTTCAGTTTTAATGACACTAAAGATATTCGCTTGGGATTCGGCTATCACCACTCTTCAAATGGACATACACAATTGCCAAACTATGGACTTAATTCGGCTGTAGTTTCCTTAGCGGTCACTCCCAAAACTTCGTCCCATAGGTACTCTAATTCAAAACAAAAATTACCAAAAAGCCGGAAATTATTCCTTTTAGCTCGAAGCGGTATCGGCTTTCATGAATTAGGCAGCTCAACTTCACCTGTTGGAGGGCAAAAGAAATCAGTGTTTAGTAACAGTGTAGGTGTTGGATTAACCTTTAGGGATCATTTTAGGTGGTATGCGGGATTTGGGACTCGCCATTATCAGCATTATGCTGATTCTATTGCAAACAGCCCAGAGCTGCGCGAATTAGACGTTCATCCAAACAATCATTTCTTTATGATGGGTATTGAATATCTGGTATATCATGTTGGGATTTCAATTGAAGGAGGTATTAATATTTCAAAACCCTTCTATTACCATTTTGCTAAGGATTATGAAACTACAGAAAGCTTAAAATATACCTTGAAAAAAATATTCCCAAGTAGAATGGGATTAAAGCTATACCTAATCAATACAGCAAAAAAGCCGAAACATAACGTATATATTTCGGCTCATATTAATGCAAATTTCGGCCAAGCGGACTTTTCTGAAGCTAGCTTGGGGTACGTTTTCAACTTCTAA